The following coding sequences lie in one Silene latifolia isolate original U9 population chromosome 5, ASM4854445v1, whole genome shotgun sequence genomic window:
- the LOC141655228 gene encoding uncharacterized protein LOC141655228 has product MNLEYLQVKIRDDPLNPDLIQKEIEAFSSVRWMEKAYNDFLLQKSKDTWVELGGKNNKYFHSIIKDMNKVLRIADTKGRVCYAPKLIQTTFMDFYTFLLGFLDEVLKVSKNVVRLRRGCTTEDHLMLLAPVTNKEIKEVMFSIPNHKAADCPDGYTSASFKDSWDIMGGTMCAAIKDFFPARKDA; this is encoded by the coding sequence ATGAATTTAGAGTATCTTCAAGTGAAGATAAGGGATGACCCTCTTAATCCTGATCTAATCCAGAAGGAGATTGAAGCTTTCAGTAGTGTTAGATGGATGGAGAAAGCCTATAATGATTTCTTACTGCAAAAATCTAAGGATACTTGGGTGGAGTTAGGTGGCAAAAATAATAAGTATTTCCATAGTATCATTAAAGACATGAATAAAGTGTTGAGAATTGCGGATACTAAAGGAAGAGTTTGTTATGCACCTAAACTTATCCAGACTACTTTTATGGATTTTTACACTTTTCTTTTAGGATTCTTAGATGAGGTTCTTAAAGTTAGCAAAAATGTGGTTCGATTGCGCAGAGGGTGCACTACTGAAGATCATCTTATGTTATTAGCCCCTGTTACCAATAAAGAAATCAAGGAAGTAATGTTTTCTATTCCTAACCATAAGGCAGCTGATTGCCCTGATGGTTATACAAGTGCATCTTTTAAAGATTCTTGGGATATTATGGGAGGGACTATGTGTGCAGCAATTAAGGATTTTTTTCCAGCACGGAAAGATGCTTAA
- the LOC141657271 gene encoding uncharacterized protein LOC141657271 — protein sequence MEKQPEASSIEKPINSDPLPSSSVQQLPQPVHQMEADEDDENVKQLGDCSMLYLSLQDCLVNTDRNWKSCQKEVQALKACNDRRSRKE from the exons ATGGAGAAACAGCCAGAAGCAAGCTCAATTGAAAAACCTATTAACTCTGACCCACTACCCTCTTCATCTGTTCAGCAACTACCACAACCAGTTCATCAAATGGAGGCAGACGAGGACGACGAGAATGTGAAGCAACTGGGAGACTGCTCTATGCTTTACTTGTCCTTGCAG GATTGTCTTGTAAACACTGACCGGAACTGGAAATCCTGtcaaaaag AGGTTCAAGCTTTGAAGGCGTGCAATGATAGGAGGAGTCGAAAGGAGTAA